The Acidobacteriota bacterium nucleotide sequence TCTGGAAGAGGCCGACGATCCTGCTGCAGAGGAAGTGCTGATCAATCTCCTTTTGAACTCCGACCAGACTGACCTGGCGATCCAACGGCTCGAACGATCGCTCGAAGACGACCCGGACGACGTCCTGGTGATGAAGTCGATCGCGAATCTGCTCGCGACAAAGGGAGAGGCTCGGGACGCGTTGGTCTGGTACCAGCGAGTCATCGACACCGAGCCGACCAAGGAGAATTTTTACACCCTCGGTGTAATCCTCTATGAGATGGTGTCCAAAGGGCTGGCGTCGTCCCGTGAAGAGGCGCTCGAGTTCATCGAGAGGGGGAAGGACAATCTGGGCCAGGCTCTCGAGCGCGATCCCGAGTATTTCGACGCGCTCGTTTTCACGAACCTGCTGTATCGTGAGGAGGCCGTCCTGACGGACGACTTCGAAGAGAAAACGGCTCTGATCAACCAAGCCGACGAATACCGGCAGCGCGCAATCGCGATTGCACGGAAGAGAGCCGCCGAAGCCGAGGCGGAAGCCGCAACAACGCCGTCAGAATAACGGAGAGAGCGATGTTCGAGACCACAGCTGTCGAATCGCGCAAAAGGCCGATGGACAAACGCCGGGCAATGCTGCTTCCGATCTCGATCGGACTGCACGCCGCGGCGCTGATCGCCGTCGTTTTCATGACGATCTGGGCGGTACAATTTCCCACCAACTCACCGCCGCAGGTCGTTCAGTACTCGGTGGCAGCAGCCCCACCGCCGCCACCGCCTCCACCCCCACCGCCGCCGCCACCGAAGGCGGTGGTCCAGACCACCACCCCGGTCGAGGTCGTCCAGTCCACGCCCGACGTCGCTCCGACCGTGATTCCGGACGAAATTCCGGACCTGCCGGAGCCCGCGCAGGTTGAAACAGGGGTCGAGGGAGGCGTCGAGGGCGGCGTCGAAGGTGGTGTCGTCGGAGGCGTCCTCGGTGGAGTGATCGGTGGAGTGGTTGCCGACACCGGCCCGGTTCGAGTGGGCGGCGATGTCAAGGCTCCCGAGGTCATCCGAAGAGTCGAGCCGGAATATACCGAGGTGGCGCGTCGAGCGCGCGTCTCCGGAATCGTCATCGTCGAAGCCGTGATCGACCGGAAGGGCAACGTCACTGACGTCAAGGTTCTGAAGCCGCTCTCATTCGGACTCGACCAGTCGGCGGTTGATGCTGTGAAGAGATGGAAATTCAGACCGGGAACGCTCAATGGGCAGCCGGTCGATGTCATCTTCAGTTTGACCGTCAACTTCAGGCTGAACTGACGACCAAGAGAAGAAAAGACAAATCCCGTAAGGGCTAGGAGGATACGTAATGGCTGGTTTTTCACCAATGGAAATCTGGGAGACGATGACGATCATCGTCAAGTCGACCTTCATCCTGATGGTTCTGATGTCCCTGTACTCGATCTGGGTGATGATCGACCGGTTCATCCTGTTTACCCAGGCAAAGAACCAGTCGCTCAAGCTGCTCGGTTCGCTCTCGAACGTGCTGAGTCGCGGCGCGTACCAGGAAGCGATCGACGTCACCAAGAAGTACAAGAAGAGCCACCTCGCAAAGGTCATCGCGGCGGGTCTTCTCGAGTTCGAGGCGGGACGGCGAGACAAGAGAATCACCGATCACGAGATCACAGTGGAAGCGGCTCGCCAGGGTATGGACCGGACCGCGATGATCACGGTTGCCGAGCTGAAGGAGAATCTCGGCGGGCTCGCGACCATCGGCGCGACGGCGCCTTTCGTCGGTCTTTTCGGTACGGTCGTCGGAATCATCAACGCCTTCGAAGCCATCGGTCAGGGCGCGGGCCTCAACGAGATCTCGGTCGGCATCGCCGAGGCGCTGATCTCCACCGCCGTCGGACTGTTCGTCGCAATCCCGGCCGTCTGGGCTTACAACTACTTCCAGAACCGCGTCGACCGCTTCACCGTCGAGATGTCGAATTCAGGCTCCGAGATGTCGATCTATTTCATCAAGGAAGCAGAATCCGGGGGTATGAGTGAGTCACGGGCAACCTAAACAAAACAAGCTCGTCGAGCTGGCGTCGAGTCCGATGACGTCGCAAATCAACGTCACGCCGTTCGTCGACGTCTGTCTGGTGCTGCTGATCATCTTCATGGTCGTCACGCCGATGGTCGAGGCCTCCACCAACATCACGCTTCCGACTACGGAATCGCCCGAGAAAACGGAAGAAGAGGGTCAGATCGTCATCTCGGTCAAGGATGGGATTGCGTACTTTAGTGGCAACGCGGTGCGGGAAGAGGATCTCGTCAGAGCGCTCGAAGAAAAATTCGAGGAGAACCCGGGAACTCAGATCGCGGTCAAAGGCGACAAGTTCGGCAAGTATGGTGACGTGATGGCGGTTCTTCGAGCCGCCCGGGAGGTCGGATTCGAGAGGATCGGACTTGTCACCGAGCCCGAGGATCGTGCCGCCGCAATGCGTCGCATCACCGAGGAAGAAGCTGGTGTCCAGTAAACCCATGATTCGGAAAGGAGCAGATCGATGCAGGTAAGTGGTGGTACCGGCGGATCGATGTCGGAGATCAATGTGACGCCGATGGTCGACGTCATCCTCGTGCTGCTCATTATCTTCATGGTGATGGTTCCCGTCGTTCAGATGG carries:
- a CDS encoding TonB family protein → MFETTAVESRKRPMDKRRAMLLPISIGLHAAALIAVVFMTIWAVQFPTNSPPQVVQYSVAAAPPPPPPPPPPPPPPKAVVQTTTPVEVVQSTPDVAPTVIPDEIPDLPEPAQVETGVEGGVEGGVEGGVVGGVLGGVIGGVVADTGPVRVGGDVKAPEVIRRVEPEYTEVARRARVSGIVIVEAVIDRKGNVTDVKVLKPLSFGLDQSAVDAVKRWKFRPGTLNGQPVDVIFSLTVNFRLN
- a CDS encoding MotA/TolQ/ExbB proton channel family protein codes for the protein MAGFSPMEIWETMTIIVKSTFILMVLMSLYSIWVMIDRFILFTQAKNQSLKLLGSLSNVLSRGAYQEAIDVTKKYKKSHLAKVIAAGLLEFEAGRRDKRITDHEITVEAARQGMDRTAMITVAELKENLGGLATIGATAPFVGLFGTVVGIINAFEAIGQGAGLNEISVGIAEALISTAVGLFVAIPAVWAYNYFQNRVDRFTVEMSNSGSEMSIYFIKEAESGGMSESRAT
- a CDS encoding biopolymer transporter ExbD — protein: MTSQINVTPFVDVCLVLLIIFMVVTPMVEASTNITLPTTESPEKTEEEGQIVISVKDGIAYFSGNAVREEDLVRALEEKFEENPGTQIAVKGDKFGKYGDVMAVLRAAREVGFERIGLVTEPEDRAAAMRRITEEEAGVQ